The Streptomyces achromogenes DNA segment CGTCAGGGGGCGTCCGACGGCCTCCGCCAGCTCCTCGGCGTTCGGCTTGACGACGTCGGGCCGCTCGCGCAGCGCCTCGAGCAGCGCACGCCCCGAGGTGTCCAGCGCGATGCGCGCGCCTCCGGCGTGCGCCCGTGCGACCACCTCGGCGTACCAGGAGGGCGTGAGCCCGCGGGGCAGGCTTCCGCAGCACGCGATCCAGTCCGCGCCGCGCGACTGCTCGCGCACCGTCTCCAGGAGCCGTTCCTGTTCCTCGGCGGACAGCTCCGGACCGGGCGCGTTGATCTTCGTCAGGACGCCGTCCGACTCGGCGAGGGCGATGTTCGAGCGGGTGGCTCCGGCGACCGGGACCGGCGCGACCTCGATGCCCTGCGCGTCGAGCAGTTCGGCGACGAGCGCGCCCGGTGCGCCGCCCAGGGGCAGCACGGCGACCGTGCGCCGCCCGGTGGCGGCCACCGCGCGCGACACGTTCACGCCCTTGCCGCCCGGGTCCATCCGCTCACCGGTGGCACGGATGACCTCGCCGCGGTCCAGGGCGGGAACCTCGTAGGTACGGTCGAGGGAGGGGTTGGGGGTGACGGTGAGGATCACGCCCGCACCGTTCGCGACGGCACCGGTCCCGCCGCTCACGCCGTCGGCGCCGCCGGCGTCGGCGCCGTGGGACGCGCTGGTGCCGATACTGCCGTTGCTGCCGTTGCTGCCGTTGGTGCCGATGCCGCCGTTGCCGCCGCTCATGCTCGTATCACTTCCGTGCCGCCGCGCTCGACGGCGGCCGTGTCGTCGTCGCTGAGCCCGCTGTCGGTGATCAGCAGGTCCACGTCGCTCAGGTCGCCGAAGCGGGCGAAGTGCTCCTGGCCGTGCTTGGAGGAGTCGGCGAGCAGCACCACGCGGCGTGCGGCCGCGACGGCCGCCCTCTTCACCGCGGCCTCGGCGAGGTCGGGGGTGGTCAGCCCGTGCTCGGCGGAGAAGCCGTTGGCGGCGACGAACAGGACGTCGGCGCGGATCTCGCCGTACGCGCGCAGCGCCCAGGCGTCCACGGCGGCGCGCGTGCGGTGCCGTACGCGCCCCCCGATGAGATGGAGCTGCATCCCGGGGTGGTCCGCGAGGCGGGCCGCGATGGGCAGGCTGTGGGTGACGACGGTGAGTTCGGCCTCCAGCGGCAGAGCCGCGGCCAGACGGGCCACCGTCGTGCCGGCGTCGAGGATCATCGTGCCCTCGGCCGGCAGTTCGGCGAGGGCCGCCTTGGCGATGCGGTCCTTCTCGTCGATCGAGGTGCCCTCGCGTTCGGCGAGGTCCGGCTCGAAGTCGAGGCGTCCGACCGGTATGGCACCGCCGTGGACGCGGCG contains these protein-coding regions:
- the pfkB gene encoding 1-phosphofructokinase, with the translated sequence MILTVTPNPSLDRTYEVPALDRGEVIRATGERMDPGGKGVNVSRAVAATGRRTVAVLPLGGAPGALVAELLDAQGIEVAPVPVAGATRSNIALAESDGVLTKINAPGPELSAEEQERLLETVREQSRGADWIACCGSLPRGLTPSWYAEVVARAHAGGARIALDTSGRALLEALRERPDVVKPNAEELAEAVGRPLTTVGDAVKAAEELRGMGALAVLASLGADGQLLVEDAGTWFASARVDVVRSNVGAGDSSLAGFLVAGGTGPAALASAVAHGAAAVQLPGSVMPTPSDLDPAAVTVTAQVPVDRRLEEPVS
- a CDS encoding DeoR/GlpR family DNA-binding transcription regulator; this translates as MYAPERQQEILRLARDAGRVDVLSLAEEFQVTAETIRRDLKALDRAGLVRRVHGGAIPVGRLDFEPDLAEREGTSIDEKDRIAKAALAELPAEGTMILDAGTTVARLAAALPLEAELTVVTHSLPIAARLADHPGMQLHLIGGRVRHRTRAAVDAWALRAYGEIRADVLFVAANGFSAEHGLTTPDLAEAAVKRAAVAAARRVVLLADSSKHGQEHFARFGDLSDVDLLITDSGLSDDDTAAVERGGTEVIRA